The genomic DNA ACATGATGACAACCCTTAGATATTCTATGAACATGGATGTAAAAGTTAAGCTATGCTATGCTATGCAGGATAAAATTTTGAGGGAGTACACGCGCATGAAAGTATTAGGGGGAGGGGTTCGTATATAAAGAAATGAGTGCATAAGCATGAAAGCAAGTAAGGGATAAGTAGAACACATAGAACATGGCTCAATTGTATTCCTCCTGTTACAGAAAATATTCCACCAATCTACAATTATTCAGTAATGTTAGACCAAGAATTTAGGAAATCCGGAATAATTTCTCTTTTGTCACCTTGTTGGTACTTGTTATTACTGCAATAAAAGAACTGTGGCAGGAATCATGGTATTTGGTAACTAGTACAATTTCAGCGTTAAGGAAAATGTTAATGTGATTTATTAGTAACATAGTTGCAGAACAGGTATTGACAAAAACTGTTTGCATTCTTAGTGGGGGTGCGGATTCTGCCTGCACAGCTGCTTACTTGAAAAGAAACGGACATGATCTATATCTAATTACATTTTACTATGGCCAGAGAAGCAAGATTGAGCTTGAAAGAGCTAAATCGATCGGTAGTTACCTTAAGGCTATCGAACACAAAATGGTTGATATTAGTTTCATGAAGGAACTTTATGCCAAAAGTAATGTTCTGACAGATCCAAATAGTTTCATGCCAAGAGAATTTGAATATAGCATAGTAGTTCCGGTAAGAAATGCTATATTCATAACGGTAGCATCTGCGTGGGCCTTTAGCATTAATGCTGAGATGGTAGCATATGGAGCGCACAAGGATGATGTAAACTATCCAGACTGTAGACCAGAATTTGTTAAATCTATAAACGAGATGATAAACCTTGCAGAGATCGATGGAATACGAAAAGGAGTAAGGAAGGAGATCAAGGTATGGTCTCCTAGTGCGGATGGCCTAGGGAAGAAGGAGTTGCTTCATATAGGATACAAAGTATTTGGCGATAAATTGTTTGAAACATGGAGTTGCTATACAGATGGAGTGAAGCGAAATGATGAACTGCTACATTGCGGAAAGTGTGAATCGTGCATGAACAGGAAGAAGGCATTTATTGAGGCAGGAATTGAAGACAAAACCAAATATAGCCAGTGATAAACTTGAAAGTGAATCTAAGTGAAATTTTTACCAGTGTAGAGGGGGAGGGCATCTACTTTGGAACAAAGACCTTGTTTGTTCGTGTGGCTGGATGTTTTATGAAATGTTTTTGGTGTGATACACCATACGCACTGGCTATGAAAGATGGAAAGGAGTATGAAGTGAGCGATGTGATAAAGATGATTGATGAAAATTTAATGCCGAACACATACAAGGTTAATTTTACTGGAGGAGAGCCTTTGGTGCAGTATAAAGCAGTCTATGAAATGGCCAAACATGTTAAGGATAGGGGTTTGCGAACATATTTGGAGTCTGCATGTTACGATGTTGAACGGTTTGAGGAGTTACTGCCATACATTGACATATGCAAAGTGGAGTTCAAGTTAAGTGATTCAGAAGTTGTTGATGATAAGCATTACAACCAATTACTAGAAAACGAGTTAAAGTGTCTTGAAGCAGCGGTTAGGAACAAAAAGGCAACCTACATAAAGGTGGTTGTTAGCAGTTTAAGCGAGAAAAAGGAATTCGAGGAACTAACAAAAATGATATTTAATATAACAAAGCCTGAAAGTATTGAAGGTTTCATCATACAGCCCGCTTATGGGGCATGTGAGCCTTCATTGGATAAATTGTTCCAGTTCTACGATATTGTGTATCCATACTACGAGCAAGTTCGCATAGTTCCTCAGTTGCAAAAGGTAATGGGTGTTAGGTAATGAATAAGGAGAAGATAAAGAAGCTTGTAAGAGAGTTACTGATAGAACTTGGAGAGAATCCTGAGAGGGAGGGTCTGAGGGAGACCCCTGAAAGGATTGCTGAGTTGTATGAAGAGATACTTGACGGTTATAAGATGGATTCCGAGCTTGATGTTCAGTTTACCGAGAATAGCGATGTCGTGGTTGTCAGAGAGATACAGTTCTACAGCATGTGCGAGCATCACATGCTTCCGTTCTTTGGCAAGGTGCATATGGCATATATACCAAATGGCAAAGTATTTGGAATTTCAAAACTGGTTAGACTGGTTGAAAAGTATGCTAAAAGACTTCAGATACAGGAACGCCTTACCAAGCAGGTTGCTGATGAGCTGGAGAAGATGGGCGTGAGAGGAGCATTGGTACTGGCCGAAGGGGATCATATGTGCATGCGCATGCGTGGGGTGAAGAACAACAGCAAGATAATGACCATAGCATATAGGGGAGAATTTCAGAAGAAGGAGTTAAGGGAACATATAGTTTCCATGATATACGCATCAAAGAAGGAGTTTGCAAGCCTAGCATAGGACAGTTGTAGGCACGATTACTTTCAAATTGTATTCTATGCAAAATTCCTTTGATAAATTGTTCGCCTTGTATATTGTAGCATTATTTCCTTGCTTTACGATACAACATTGCCTAGCTGGTAGTGTTTTTTTGCTAACAATTGCTTTTTGCATAACGTCTGTGTTGTTATAAATGTAAACATCTTTCAACCACATAGAAAAACAATACTTTTGATCTAACATTTAATAATCCATACAATTGACAGGATAGGAATTGAAAGAACAGAAGACAGAAGGTGTATTTACTGTAAACCGTACGTTGGTGTTTGCAGGTGTATTTCTTGTATCCATGTCAGGACTAACGCTTGAAATTGCCATCACAAGGATCTTCTCCGCCGCCATATGGTATCACCATGCTTTTCTTGCGGTTTCATTAGCATTATTGGGCCTAGGATCATCTGGCTTGTTCTTGCATTTTAGGACAAAATACTCGCATGGGAACTGGGCTGGCAACCTAGCTATACTATCTTCAATATCAATTGCGGTTTCAATACCCATCGTTATGTTTGTAATGCATGCGCTTTCATCGCAGGTACAATATTTACCTCTATTCCTGATCATATCCGCTATTCCATTTTTCTTCATTGGGTTGGTGATAGCTTCTGCATTTAATGCCTTTGCGCACGCAGCTGGCAAGTTATACTTTGCAGATCTTATAGGCGCTTCTTTAGGTTCTTTGCTTGTAGTTGG from Nitrososphaerales archaeon includes the following:
- a CDS encoding 7-cyano-7-deazaguanine synthase; translated protein: MTKTVCILSGGADSACTAAYLKRNGHDLYLITFYYGQRSKIELERAKSIGSYLKAIEHKMVDISFMKELYAKSNVLTDPNSFMPREFEYSIVVPVRNAIFITVASAWAFSINAEMVAYGAHKDDVNYPDCRPEFVKSINEMINLAEIDGIRKGVRKEIKVWSPSADGLGKKELLHIGYKVFGDKLFETWSCYTDGVKRNDELLHCGKCESCMNRKKAFIEAGIEDKTKYSQ
- a CDS encoding 7-carboxy-7-deazaguanine synthase QueE, coding for MNLSEIFTSVEGEGIYFGTKTLFVRVAGCFMKCFWCDTPYALAMKDGKEYEVSDVIKMIDENLMPNTYKVNFTGGEPLVQYKAVYEMAKHVKDRGLRTYLESACYDVERFEELLPYIDICKVEFKLSDSEVVDDKHYNQLLENELKCLEAAVRNKKATYIKVVVSSLSEKKEFEELTKMIFNITKPESIEGFIIQPAYGACEPSLDKLFQFYDIVYPYYEQVRIVPQLQKVMGVR
- the folE gene encoding GTP cyclohydrolase I FolE, whose amino-acid sequence is MNKEKIKKLVRELLIELGENPEREGLRETPERIAELYEEILDGYKMDSELDVQFTENSDVVVVREIQFYSMCEHHMLPFFGKVHMAYIPNGKVFGISKLVRLVEKYAKRLQIQERLTKQVADELEKMGVRGALVLAEGDHMCMRMRGVKNNSKIMTIAYRGEFQKKELREHIVSMIYASKKEFASLA